In Mangrovivirga cuniculi, the following proteins share a genomic window:
- the nqrF gene encoding NADH:ubiquinone reductase (Na(+)-transporting) subunit F → MFSTTIIVSIVAFTLVISALVLILLFAQSKLVQQGDVKIYVNGDEENPIVTSAGGTLLSTLSSQKIFLPSACGGGGTCAMCKCVVEDGGGDVLPTEEGHLSRSEKKENVRLSCQVKVKEDMHIRVPEEIFGIKKWECEVVSNYNVSTFIKEFKVKLPEGENLDFKSGGYIQIDVPEITVDFKDMDITPHPELGHKDDVYKGDWDKFGLWDLVMKNDEPIFRAYSMANHPAEGNIIMLNIRIATPPWDRENNKWMDVNPGICSSYVFSRVPGDKVTISGPYGEFFINESDAEMIYIGGGAGMAPLRSHIFHLFHTEKTDRKVSYWYGGRSKRELFYLDHFEKIEDDFPNFKFYIGLSEPMEEDNWKIKKDLHDSEGDGYVGFIHQVLYDNYLADHPEPEEIEYYLCGPPLMNAAVLKMLDELGVPKENIRFDDFGG, encoded by the coding sequence ATGTTTTCAACGACAATTATTGTTTCAATTGTAGCATTTACCCTAGTAATCTCGGCACTAGTGCTGATTTTGCTTTTTGCACAATCAAAATTAGTGCAGCAAGGTGATGTTAAGATTTACGTAAATGGTGACGAGGAAAATCCGATCGTAACCTCAGCAGGTGGAACTCTTCTATCTACATTATCATCTCAGAAGATCTTTTTACCGTCTGCATGTGGTGGTGGAGGTACTTGTGCCATGTGTAAATGTGTAGTAGAAGATGGTGGCGGAGACGTACTTCCTACTGAAGAAGGACACCTTTCTCGATCTGAGAAAAAAGAAAATGTTAGACTTTCCTGCCAGGTTAAGGTGAAGGAAGATATGCATATTCGTGTTCCTGAAGAAATCTTTGGTATTAAGAAGTGGGAGTGCGAAGTTGTTTCCAATTACAATGTATCAACATTTATTAAGGAATTTAAAGTTAAGCTTCCAGAAGGAGAAAATCTTGACTTTAAATCTGGTGGATATATTCAGATCGATGTTCCGGAAATTACTGTGGACTTCAAAGATATGGATATTACACCTCACCCTGAGCTTGGACACAAAGACGATGTGTATAAAGGTGACTGGGATAAATTCGGTTTATGGGATCTTGTCATGAAAAATGATGAGCCGATTTTCCGTGCTTATTCTATGGCTAACCACCCGGCGGAAGGAAACATTATTATGTTGAACATCCGTATCGCTACTCCACCTTGGGATCGAGAAAACAACAAATGGATGGATGTGAATCCAGGTATTTGTTCTTCATATGTTTTCTCAAGAGTACCTGGTGATAAAGTAACTATTTCAGGACCATATGGTGAGTTCTTTATCAATGAGTCTGATGCTGAAATGATTTATATTGGTGGTGGTGCTGGTATGGCTCCACTAAGATCTCATATCTTCCATCTCTTCCATACTGAGAAAACTGACAGAAAAGTTTCTTACTGGTACGGAGGTAGATCAAAAAGGGAGCTTTTCTATCTCGATCACTTCGAAAAGATCGAAGATGATTTCCCTAACTTTAAATTCTATATTGGCTTAAGTGAACCAATGGAAGAAGATAACTGGAAAATCAAAAAAGATCTTCATGATAGCGAAGGAGATGGTTATGTAGGGTTTATACACCAGGTATTGTATGATAATTACCTGGCTGATCATCCTGAGCCTGAAGAAATTGAGTATTACCTTTGCGGTCCTCCTTTGATGAACGCAGCAGTATTAAAGATGCTGGATGAGTTGGGCGTACCGAAGGAAAATATCAGATTTGATGACTTCGGAGGGTAA
- a CDS encoding metal-dependent hydrolase, whose translation MKITYYGQSCFMMETAEKSVLFDPFITPNELAKDIDVSSINPDFILISHGHQDHIADAVDIAKRSGAKVVSNFEIISWLEDQGIENGHPMNHGGNWEFEFGKVKYVNAIHSSVLPDGTYGGNPGGFIVESDGYSIYFAGDTALHMDMQLIPQFTNLDLAIMPIGDNFTMGVDDAVVASDFVKCDKVLGVHYDTFPYIEIDHDEAVKKFKEAGKELILLDIGSSMDI comes from the coding sequence ATGAAAATCACATACTACGGTCAATCTTGTTTTATGATGGAAACAGCTGAGAAATCAGTATTATTTGATCCTTTCATCACTCCTAATGAACTTGCTAAAGACATTGATGTGTCATCTATCAATCCTGATTTCATTTTAATAAGTCATGGTCACCAGGACCACATTGCTGATGCAGTTGATATCGCCAAGCGATCAGGAGCAAAGGTGGTTTCCAACTTTGAAATCATATCGTGGCTCGAAGATCAGGGAATTGAAAATGGTCATCCGATGAATCACGGGGGAAACTGGGAATTTGAATTTGGCAAAGTGAAATATGTAAACGCCATTCATTCTTCAGTATTACCGGATGGTACCTATGGTGGAAATCCGGGAGGATTTATTGTCGAATCAGATGGTTACTCAATTTATTTTGCCGGAGATACTGCCCTCCATATGGATATGCAATTGATTCCTCAATTCACCAATCTGGATCTGGCCATCATGCCTATCGGAGATAACTTTACTATGGGAGTAGACGATGCAGTAGTAGCGTCAGATTTTGTGAAATGTGATAAAGTTCTGGGAGTCCACTATGACACATTCCCTTATATTGAAATAGATCACGATGAAGCAGTAAAAAAATTCAAAGAAGCAGGGAAAGAATTAATACTTCTTGATATCGGTTCTTCAATGGATATTTAA
- a CDS encoding PorV/PorQ family protein — protein sequence MILKRHLILFILTLISYTGFGQQVDQTQMLLFPSSARDTGLGSRTLTTTDDASVWFRNPSMNNDSSQIRMAHLTYGDYLADIKYGTLAYGQEISKGIKVWGGFQFLDYGSLERTTNTGITDGEFSSSAFRISAGASHKIGLFSLGMNINYESFNFDGYSEGIAYLDISGTYFHPEKDLTAALSIQQIGKFGSDAFDNDVPLRISIGTTFKPEFAPFRFTLQAFDLNIKRPEGLDPEGEDSSLDKVFYHISAGAEILLHKNFNLMAGYNFNRRQQLRTDQGNGGAGLSLGFNMNLKGFMLSYSHGFFHQGGGVNYLSLQKDISSIFNK from the coding sequence ATGATCCTGAAAAGGCATCTGATACTATTCATATTAACATTAATTTCATATACAGGGTTTGGTCAGCAAGTAGACCAAACCCAAATGCTTTTATTCCCTTCTTCAGCCAGGGATACAGGACTTGGTAGCCGAACCTTAACTACTACTGATGATGCAAGTGTATGGTTCAGGAATCCTTCGATGAACAATGACTCATCTCAGATCAGAATGGCTCACCTGACTTACGGTGATTACCTGGCTGACATAAAATATGGAACTCTTGCCTACGGACAGGAGATCAGTAAAGGCATTAAGGTCTGGGGAGGATTTCAGTTTCTGGATTACGGTAGTCTTGAAAGAACGACAAATACAGGAATAACAGATGGAGAATTTTCCTCTTCAGCATTTCGAATTTCTGCCGGAGCATCTCATAAAATCGGACTTTTTTCTCTCGGAATGAATATTAATTATGAGTCGTTCAATTTCGATGGATATTCAGAGGGCATAGCTTATCTTGATATCTCAGGAACATATTTTCATCCTGAAAAAGATCTAACTGCAGCATTGAGCATCCAGCAAATCGGTAAATTTGGTAGTGATGCATTTGATAATGATGTCCCACTCAGAATATCAATAGGAACGACATTTAAACCAGAATTCGCTCCCTTTAGGTTCACATTACAAGCGTTTGATTTAAATATTAAAAGGCCGGAGGGATTAGACCCGGAAGGTGAAGATTCCAGTCTGGATAAGGTTTTCTATCATATAAGTGCCGGTGCTGAAATTCTTTTACATAAAAATTTCAACCTTATGGCAGGATATAATTTTAACAGAAGGCAACAATTAAGAACGGATCAGGGAAACGGAGGCGCTGGTCTTTCGTTAGGGTTTAATATGAACCTTAAAGGATTCATGCTTTCCTACTCGCATGGATTCTTTCATCAGGGAGGTGGTGTAAACTACCTTTCATTACAAAAAGATATTTCATCTATATTCAATAAATAA
- the hslU gene encoding ATP-dependent protease ATPase subunit HslU: MSKKEIALTPKQIVKELDKYIIGQSSAKKNVAIALRNRWRRMNTKSELKEEIMPNNILMIGSTGVGKTEIARRLAKLADAPFVKVEASKFTEVGYVGRDVESMVRDLVEQAIHMVKVQKKEEVREKAEGIVEEIILDALIPPIKKTPARTGFQSASETNSFENETAPKTDEELNEKTRERFREKIRNGELDDRKIDIDIKAPSNPGIGMIGGGMIDESSMINLQDMLSGMMPKKSKKRKVTIADAKKILLDEEASKLIDFEEVKEEAVQKTENTGIIFIDEIDKIAASSNKQGADVSREGVQRDLLPIVEGSSVTTKHGVVNTDHILFISAGAFHVSKPSDLIPELQGRFPIRVELDNLTESDFLKILLEPKNALTKQYEALFDAEEVTLEFTEEALKQIANIAFEVNAEVENIGARRLHTVMSKLLNDFLYEVPDEIGPNAKLIITDDMVSEKLAGLVKNKDLSRYIL, from the coding sequence ATGTCAAAAAAAGAAATTGCATTAACACCGAAGCAGATCGTAAAAGAACTGGATAAATATATTATCGGACAGTCAAGTGCTAAGAAAAATGTAGCTATTGCTCTTCGTAACCGATGGAGAAGGATGAATACTAAGTCAGAATTGAAAGAGGAAATAATGCCTAATAATATTCTGATGATCGGATCTACCGGAGTCGGTAAAACTGAGATCGCCCGTAGACTTGCCAAACTTGCCGATGCACCATTTGTAAAAGTTGAAGCCAGTAAGTTTACCGAAGTAGGTTACGTAGGACGCGATGTGGAAAGCATGGTCAGGGATCTTGTTGAACAGGCTATTCACATGGTTAAAGTTCAGAAAAAAGAAGAGGTAAGAGAAAAAGCAGAGGGTATTGTTGAAGAAATCATTTTGGATGCATTAATCCCACCAATAAAAAAGACTCCTGCAAGAACCGGATTTCAGTCTGCTAGTGAGACTAATTCATTTGAAAATGAGACAGCTCCTAAAACTGACGAGGAACTTAATGAAAAGACCAGGGAGCGATTCAGAGAAAAAATCCGAAACGGTGAGCTTGATGACAGAAAAATTGATATTGACATTAAAGCACCAAGCAATCCGGGAATAGGAATGATCGGTGGAGGAATGATCGACGAATCTTCAATGATTAACCTTCAGGATATGCTTTCTGGTATGATGCCAAAGAAATCCAAAAAAAGAAAAGTCACCATTGCAGATGCTAAAAAAATCCTATTGGATGAAGAAGCATCCAAGCTGATCGATTTTGAAGAAGTTAAAGAAGAGGCAGTTCAAAAAACGGAGAACACAGGGATAATATTTATTGATGAGATCGATAAAATTGCTGCATCTTCTAATAAGCAGGGAGCTGACGTTAGCCGTGAAGGAGTTCAGCGAGACCTCTTACCGATAGTAGAGGGAAGTTCGGTGACTACCAAGCATGGAGTGGTAAATACTGACCATATACTATTTATCTCTGCCGGAGCGTTTCATGTTAGCAAGCCCTCAGATCTTATTCCTGAATTACAGGGACGTTTTCCGATCAGGGTTGAACTGGATAATCTGACTGAAAGTGACTTCCTGAAAATATTATTAGAGCCAAAAAATGCTTTAACTAAACAATACGAAGCGTTATTTGATGCAGAGGAAGTTACTCTAGAGTTTACAGAAGAAGCACTTAAGCAAATTGCAAACATAGCTTTTGAAGTGAATGCTGAAGTTGAAAATATCGGTGCGAGGAGACTCCATACAGTGATGAGTAAACTTTTAAATGACTTTTTATATGAAGTTCCGGACGAAATAGGACCAAATGCAAAACTGATCATTACTGATGATATGGTTAGTGAAAAGCTTGCCGGACTAGTTAAAAATAAGGATCTTAGTCGCTATATCTTATAG
- a CDS encoding DUF4421 family protein: MRHLLVVLFLIGFCGYAQEETDTLSSDRSDYIERFDDYLYVKGLLGNRSLNVTLATEDQQTIQYRPNGNGLIGFGGYAFDLAFEVTFRLPEREDGDNARLYGNTDYSDFQVNLYGTQFGVDFYLQKYQGFYISNASQINQNWQNGDPHPQRSDLSVRNVSFTGFWIENSEKFSFKSSFNQTERQKKSAGSFLIGSTMSDIKVEADSAINTIPDNDFNPTVRYSGGKFTTLTVMPGYTHNFILKQLFLNTTLAAGIGLQWQKYPFEGKQVRNTQIRAALNGRLSFGYNGDKVFTGTSIVFQNANANTRNVNLNVSAWNFKLFLGYRIKEFGIFKKDLMPF; this comes from the coding sequence ATGCGGCATTTATTAGTCGTTTTATTTTTAATTGGATTTTGCGGATACGCACAAGAAGAAACTGATACATTGTCATCAGACCGCTCAGATTATATTGAGCGGTTTGACGACTATTTATATGTAAAAGGTCTGCTTGGAAATCGCTCTCTGAATGTTACTCTTGCAACAGAGGACCAGCAGACCATCCAATATCGCCCCAATGGAAATGGATTGATCGGATTCGGAGGCTATGCCTTTGATTTAGCTTTCGAGGTAACTTTCAGGCTGCCGGAAAGAGAGGATGGAGATAACGCAAGGCTTTATGGCAATACTGACTACAGCGATTTTCAGGTTAATTTGTATGGCACCCAGTTTGGTGTTGATTTTTATTTACAAAAATACCAGGGCTTTTACATTTCTAATGCCTCTCAGATCAACCAGAACTGGCAAAACGGTGACCCCCATCCCCAACGTTCAGATCTTTCTGTGAGAAATGTAAGCTTTACAGGATTCTGGATTGAGAATAGCGAAAAATTCTCTTTTAAATCAAGTTTTAACCAGACTGAGAGACAAAAAAAATCTGCGGGATCTTTTCTAATAGGATCTACAATGAGCGACATAAAAGTAGAGGCGGATTCCGCAATAAACACCATTCCTGACAACGATTTTAACCCAACTGTAAGATATTCAGGAGGTAAGTTTACAACTCTGACTGTAATGCCAGGGTATACCCATAATTTCATTTTGAAGCAATTATTTCTCAACACCACACTTGCCGCCGGCATAGGGCTTCAGTGGCAAAAATATCCTTTTGAAGGTAAGCAAGTCAGGAATACTCAGATCAGAGCTGCATTAAATGGCCGTCTCTCGTTTGGATACAATGGTGACAAGGTATTTACCGGAACATCAATAGTTTTTCAAAATGCCAATGCCAATACAAGAAATGTCAATTTAAATGTCAGTGCCTGGAATTTTAAATTGTTTCTGGGATACCGAATTAAAGAATTCGGGATTTTCAAAAAGGATCTAATGCCATTCTAA
- a CDS encoding formimidoylglutamase gives MTDLSLFFDPVSESLYENISDRSSFFFQLTINNGKAELPDDCTIALIGLTENRGAENSGSIATAADEIRKKLYNLKKGAGPYSIMDLGNLRNGQSYDETSQRLSEVGRVLIENNILPVFIGGSHDLDYGQYQSYEGLEKLISVCAIDRTVDMSGDKEQASEHRHIQNIVIHEPNYLFNFTLLGYQSYLIDQTLLNTLEKLHFDTFRLGYLRSDIKEIEPIVREADMMSFDLTAIKSADFPGVNNAQPFGLTGEEACQVCWYAGLNEKLSSVGFYGYDPSEDDKNMKSAMVSAVMIWYFIEGVINRKEEQNFKTNDYLKFVVPIGENRTKWFFIRVNLQIAGGWRFR, from the coding sequence ATGACAGACCTCAGTCTATTTTTTGATCCGGTATCAGAATCTTTATACGAAAACATCAGTGACAGAAGTTCATTCTTTTTTCAGTTAACCATTAATAACGGAAAAGCTGAATTACCTGATGATTGTACGATAGCCTTAATAGGGCTAACAGAAAACCGGGGTGCTGAGAATTCTGGTAGCATAGCAACCGCCGCTGATGAAATTCGCAAGAAGCTGTATAACCTGAAAAAGGGAGCTGGCCCATATAGCATTATGGATCTTGGAAATCTTAGAAATGGCCAATCCTATGATGAAACTAGCCAGCGTCTTAGTGAAGTTGGCAGAGTTTTAATAGAAAATAATATTCTTCCTGTTTTTATAGGAGGGAGTCATGACCTTGATTATGGTCAATATCAATCTTATGAGGGGCTGGAAAAACTAATAAGTGTTTGTGCGATAGATCGGACTGTAGATATGTCCGGAGATAAAGAACAGGCTTCTGAGCATCGTCATATTCAAAATATAGTAATTCATGAACCAAATTACCTTTTCAACTTCACTCTCCTGGGGTATCAATCTTATTTGATTGATCAGACATTATTGAATACACTTGAAAAGTTGCATTTCGATACTTTCCGACTTGGGTATTTAAGAAGTGACATTAAAGAGATCGAGCCAATAGTCAGGGAAGCGGATATGATGTCATTCGATCTGACAGCAATTAAATCTGCAGACTTTCCCGGTGTAAATAATGCTCAGCCTTTTGGTCTGACAGGTGAGGAAGCATGCCAGGTTTGTTGGTATGCTGGGTTAAATGAAAAACTAAGTAGTGTCGGATTTTATGGTTATGATCCTTCTGAAGACGATAAAAATATGAAGAGTGCAATGGTTTCGGCTGTGATGATCTGGTATTTTATTGAAGGCGTGATAAATCGAAAAGAGGAGCAAAACTTTAAGACAAATGATTATTTAAAGTTTGTAGTGCCAATTGGGGAGAACCGGACCAAATGGTTTTTTATAAGAGTAAATTTACAGATCGCTGGTGGATGGAGGTTCCGTTAA
- a CDS encoding SixA phosphatase family protein: MKTLILMRHAKSSWEDPYMDDFDRPLNKRGKNDAPEMGKRLRLLGMVPRQVISSPAARAAATSIKACENMEFDKNDIQWEKDLYHASTSTIWEVIRKNGKENVLMIVGHNPGLNSVADSLGLDIDNIPTAGVLVVALSIRDWSEAAPGKARFEFFDYPKNKGKEIRQL, from the coding sequence ATGAAAACACTCATTTTGATGCGACATGCAAAATCTTCCTGGGAAGACCCTTATATGGATGATTTTGACAGACCTTTAAACAAAAGGGGTAAAAATGATGCCCCTGAAATGGGAAAACGATTAAGACTTTTAGGGATGGTGCCCAGACAAGTTATTTCAAGCCCAGCAGCAAGGGCAGCAGCCACCTCAATTAAAGCATGTGAGAATATGGAGTTTGATAAAAATGACATACAATGGGAAAAAGATCTTTATCATGCCTCAACATCAACAATCTGGGAGGTAATTCGAAAAAATGGAAAGGAAAATGTTTTAATGATTGTTGGTCATAATCCGGGACTGAATAGTGTTGCAGATAGCCTGGGACTGGATATCGACAACATACCGACAGCCGGGGTGCTGGTTGTTGCTTTAAGTATAAGAGACTGGTCAGAAGCAGCACCTGGTAAGGCCCGTTTCGAATTTTTTGATTATCCCAAAAATAAAGGAAAAGAGATCCGCCAGCTTTAG